One genomic region from Bradyrhizobium icense encodes:
- a CDS encoding SGNH/GDSL hydrolase family protein — MSSHCPFRLSTLLAVTAAGLAILTSASVSPLHAQTASQQTGQQAALSDGAKAENNPEKQPSAEGALPQAAPAATGNPAAQKGVTGKAIDKVKEVAKSAGDIFSRVPCLPPKGASKSMGSLPRVANKLVAGLPVVIVAFGSSSTQGYGSSSPEFNYPNRLAAQLRRKYPTADISVVNAGKGGEDAPEMMQRLQTSVIDLHPDLVIWQVGTNAVLRNLDPAETAKLVDEGIARIQAAGSDVVLIDPQYSPRVNEHAESAGKMMKLLNKAAELRRVGVFPRFAVMKDWHERQAIPIENFVIADGLHMSDWGYACFAQLLGDDIIKSVGQIKLGVAVPSDVRTYRPM, encoded by the coding sequence ATGAGTTCTCACTGCCCTTTTCGTTTGTCGACATTGCTGGCTGTCACGGCCGCGGGCCTGGCGATATTGACGTCTGCCTCGGTGTCGCCGTTGCATGCCCAGACGGCCTCGCAGCAAACCGGCCAGCAGGCGGCGCTGTCCGATGGTGCCAAAGCCGAAAACAATCCGGAAAAGCAACCCTCGGCTGAAGGCGCCCTGCCGCAGGCAGCGCCGGCGGCCACAGGCAATCCGGCCGCGCAGAAGGGCGTCACCGGCAAGGCGATCGACAAGGTGAAGGAGGTCGCGAAATCGGCCGGCGACATCTTCAGCCGCGTTCCCTGCCTGCCGCCGAAGGGCGCTTCCAAATCGATGGGATCGCTGCCGCGCGTCGCGAACAAGCTCGTCGCGGGCCTGCCGGTCGTGATCGTCGCTTTCGGATCGTCATCGACCCAGGGGTACGGCTCCAGTTCACCGGAATTCAACTATCCGAACAGGCTCGCGGCGCAGCTACGCCGCAAATATCCGACGGCCGACATCTCCGTCGTCAATGCCGGCAAGGGCGGCGAGGACGCGCCGGAAATGATGCAGCGGCTGCAGACCTCCGTGATCGACTTGCATCCGGATCTGGTGATCTGGCAGGTCGGCACCAATGCGGTGCTGCGCAACCTCGATCCCGCCGAGACCGCCAAGCTCGTCGACGAAGGCATCGCACGCATTCAGGCTGCGGGCTCCGACGTCGTGCTGATCGATCCGCAATATTCGCCGCGGGTCAACGAGCACGCCGAAAGCGCCGGCAAGATGATGAAGCTGCTGAACAAGGCGGCCGAGCTTCGCAGGGTCGGTGTTTTCCCTCGCTTCGCGGTGATGAAGGACTGGCACGAGCGGCAGGCGATCCCGATCGAGAATTTCGTGATCGCCGACGGCCTGCACATGAGCGACTGGGGCTACGCCTGCTTCGCGCAACTGCTCGGCGACGACATCATCAAGTCGGTCGGCCAGATCAAGCTCGGCGTCGCCGTACCGTCGGACGTGCGGACGTATCGGCCGATGTGA
- a CDS encoding SGNH/GDSL hydrolase family protein: MRRGSGAVLVLTLFAGLAAAGLARAQDAAPQACQVPPYLLSTEGTLPKVAEAVRNARPLTVLVVGSRSSTILSSENSAYPARLQAALKEKLPSIPVNLSVELQTGKTAEEVDPSLVKLVEAKRPTLVIWQTGTVDAMRSVDPDDFRGAVDEGVAALQNAGTDVVLVNLQYSPRTETMISAPPYLDNMRVVAQQHNVPLFDRFAIMRHWNDAGDFNLFSTFHGTDMAKRVHACLGRALSKFVLDAARLDQAQQN, encoded by the coding sequence ATGAGGCGCGGCTCGGGAGCTGTGCTGGTCCTGACACTGTTTGCGGGTCTTGCAGCCGCCGGTTTGGCTCGTGCCCAGGATGCGGCCCCCCAGGCCTGTCAAGTTCCCCCCTATCTCCTCTCCACCGAGGGCACGCTTCCGAAGGTGGCCGAGGCCGTCAGGAACGCCCGGCCGCTGACCGTGCTGGTGGTGGGGAGCCGCTCATCGACCATCCTTTCCTCCGAAAACAGCGCCTACCCGGCCAGGCTGCAGGCGGCACTGAAGGAGAAACTGCCCTCGATCCCAGTCAATCTCTCCGTAGAACTACAGACCGGCAAGACCGCCGAGGAGGTGGACCCCAGCCTCGTTAAGCTGGTGGAAGCAAAACGGCCTACTTTGGTCATCTGGCAGACGGGAACCGTCGACGCTATGCGGTCTGTCGATCCCGACGACTTTCGCGGCGCCGTCGACGAGGGGGTTGCTGCGCTGCAAAATGCGGGAACCGACGTGGTTTTGGTCAATCTGCAATACAGCCCCCGCACCGAAACGATGATTTCGGCGCCGCCATACCTAGATAATATGCGCGTGGTGGCGCAGCAGCATAATGTTCCGCTGTTCGATCGGTTCGCCATCATGCGCCACTGGAACGACGCCGGAGATTTCAATCTGTTCAGTACCTTTCATGGCACCGACATGGCCAAAAGGGTTCATGCCTGCCTCGGCCGCGCGCTGTCGAAATTCGTGCTCGATGCGGCCCGCCTCGATCAGGCGCAGCAGAATTAG
- a CDS encoding OpgC domain-containing protein, which yields MSSIADPVAGTPRSDAKTAAASSAPAIALPVAGERELRLDLFRGMALWLIFIDHLPTNILTWFTIRNYGFSDATEIFIFISGYTAAFVYGRAMLEAGFVVATARIMRRVWQIYVAHVFLFTIFLAEISYVATRFENPLYSEEMGIMDFLKQPDVTIVQALLLRFRPVNMDVLPLYIVLMLFLPIILWLLRWRADVGLALSVLLYALTWHFDWHLTAYPSGFWIFNPFAWQLLFVFGAWCALGGAQRMSRILASPVTMWICIAYLVAAFFVTLTWHIPQLGFLMPKRIEQWMYPISKTDLDVLRFAHFLALAALTVRFLPRNWSGLKSRWLRPLILCGQHSLEIFCLGVFLAFAGHFVLAEIGGGALAHALVSLAGILIMWGVAWVISWYKHSADKGASKTKSTVVSGADMAGGSA from the coding sequence ATGTCGTCCATAGCCGATCCAGTCGCCGGAACGCCTCGCAGCGACGCCAAGACCGCCGCAGCGTCTTCCGCGCCGGCGATCGCGCTCCCGGTGGCGGGCGAGCGCGAATTGCGGCTCGACCTTTTTCGCGGCATGGCGCTGTGGCTGATCTTCATCGACCATCTGCCGACCAACATCCTGACCTGGTTCACGATCCGCAATTACGGATTTTCCGACGCCACCGAAATCTTCATCTTTATCTCCGGATACACCGCCGCCTTCGTCTACGGCCGCGCGATGCTCGAGGCAGGATTCGTGGTGGCGACCGCGCGCATCATGCGGCGGGTCTGGCAGATCTACGTCGCCCATGTGTTCCTGTTCACGATCTTCCTGGCGGAAATCTCCTACGTCGCCACCCGTTTCGAAAACCCGCTCTACAGCGAAGAAATGGGCATCATGGATTTCCTCAAGCAGCCGGATGTCACGATCGTGCAGGCGCTGCTGCTGCGCTTCCGGCCCGTCAACATGGACGTGCTGCCGCTCTACATCGTGCTGATGCTCTTCCTGCCGATCATCCTGTGGCTCCTGAGATGGCGGGCCGATGTTGGGTTGGCATTGTCGGTACTGCTGTACGCGCTGACCTGGCACTTCGACTGGCACCTGACGGCCTATCCGAGCGGCTTCTGGATCTTCAATCCGTTTGCCTGGCAGTTGCTGTTCGTGTTCGGCGCGTGGTGCGCGCTGGGCGGGGCGCAGCGCATGTCCCGCATCCTGGCATCGCCGGTGACGATGTGGATCTGCATCGCCTATCTGGTGGCCGCATTCTTCGTCACGCTGACCTGGCACATTCCGCAACTCGGCTTCCTGATGCCGAAGCGGATCGAGCAGTGGATGTACCCGATCAGCAAGACCGATCTGGACGTGCTGCGGTTTGCCCATTTCCTGGCGCTGGCGGCGCTTACCGTGCGCTTCCTGCCCAGGAACTGGTCGGGCCTGAAATCGCGCTGGCTGCGACCGTTGATCCTGTGTGGCCAGCATTCGCTTGAGATATTCTGTCTCGGCGTCTTCCTGGCCTTTGCAGGACACTTTGTGCTGGCCGAAATTGGCGGGGGTGCCCTCGCGCACGCCCTGGTCAGTCTTGCCGGAATCCTCATCATGTGGGGCGTGGCGTGGGTGATTTCGTGGTACAAGCATTCGGCCGACAAAGGAGCCTCGAAAACGAAAAGCACGGTGGTCAGCGGCGCCGACATGGCGGGAGGAAGCGCATGA
- the apaG gene encoding Co2+/Mg2+ efflux protein ApaG — MYRAVTRQIEVTVEPNFLPERSSVDKGQYFWSYTIVITNTGAETVQLRTRHWIITDATGRKQEVRGEGVVGEQPVLAPGERFEYTSGVPLPTASGFMTGRYQMVSESGERFEIDVPTFSLDSPDNKRVLN, encoded by the coding sequence ATGTACCGCGCCGTCACCCGCCAGATCGAAGTCACTGTCGAACCGAACTTCCTCCCCGAACGCTCGTCGGTCGACAAGGGCCAGTATTTCTGGTCCTACACCATCGTCATTACCAATACCGGCGCCGAGACCGTGCAGCTTCGTACCCGGCACTGGATCATCACCGATGCCACCGGTCGCAAGCAGGAAGTCCGCGGCGAAGGCGTGGTCGGCGAACAGCCAGTTTTGGCGCCGGGCGAACGCTTCGAATATACCTCTGGCGTACCGCTGCCGACCGCGTCGGGCTTCATGACCGGCCGCTATCAGATGGTCAGCGAAAGCGGCGAGCGTTTCGAGATCGACGTGCCGACGTTCTCGCTGGACAGCCCGGATAATAAGCGGGTGTTGAATTGA
- a CDS encoding Hsp33 family molecular chaperone gives MVSDFPDIKITTEAPIRAPSSVPVDDAVLPFEVASLDLRGRLTRLGPALDDILTKHDYPAPVGKLLGEAIVLATLLGSALKFDGRFILQTQTDGPVSFLIVDFQAPDRLRAYARYDLKRLKGGQDSGSLLGKGHLAMTIDQGADMSRYQGLVALDGGSLEDAAHEYFLRSEQIPTRVRLAVGEEWRGGDGGKHRWRAGGMLLQFLPKAPERARQADLHPGDAPEGAAAHQVAEDDAWVEGQSLIGTVEDVELIDPDLSGERLLYRLFHERGVRVFSPLTLRAQCSCSREAVSAMLKSFAPKDRAEMVKDDKVVVTCEFCSSVYQFTPHEAGVEE, from the coding sequence ATGGTTTCAGATTTCCCCGACATCAAAATCACGACCGAGGCGCCCATTCGCGCGCCCTCGTCCGTTCCCGTCGATGACGCGGTGCTGCCGTTCGAGGTCGCCTCGCTCGATCTGCGCGGACGGCTGACCCGGCTCGGCCCCGCGCTCGACGACATCCTGACCAAGCACGATTATCCCGCGCCGGTCGGAAAACTGCTCGGCGAAGCGATCGTGCTGGCGACGCTGCTCGGCTCCGCGCTGAAATTCGACGGTCGCTTCATCCTGCAGACGCAGACCGACGGGCCGGTGTCGTTCCTGATCGTGGATTTCCAGGCGCCGGACCGGCTGCGCGCCTATGCGCGCTACGACCTCAAGCGGCTGAAGGGCGGCCAGGATTCAGGCAGCCTGCTCGGCAAAGGCCATCTCGCGATGACCATCGATCAGGGCGCGGACATGAGCCGCTACCAGGGCCTGGTGGCGCTCGACGGCGGCAGCCTCGAGGATGCCGCGCATGAATATTTCCTGCGCTCCGAGCAGATCCCGACTCGCGTGCGGCTCGCGGTCGGCGAGGAATGGCGCGGCGGCGACGGCGGCAAGCATCGCTGGCGCGCCGGCGGCATGCTGCTGCAATTCCTGCCGAAGGCGCCCGAGCGGGCGCGGCAGGCCGATCTGCATCCGGGCGACGCGCCGGAAGGCGCGGCGGCGCATCAGGTGGCGGAAGACGACGCATGGGTGGAAGGTCAATCGCTGATCGGCACCGTCGAGGACGTCGAGTTGATAGATCCCGATCTGTCGGGCGAGCGGCTGCTGTACCGCCTGTTTCACGAGCGCGGCGTGCGCGTGTTCTCGCCGCTCACCTTGCGCGCACAATGCTCCTGCTCGCGCGAGGCGGTGTCGGCCATGCTGAAGAGCTTCGCGCCGAAGGACCGCGCCGAGATGGTCAAGGACGACAAGGTAGTGGTGACTTGCGAGTTCTGCTCGTCGGTCTACCAGTTCACCCCGCATGAAGCGGGCGTGGAGGAGTAG
- the argF gene encoding ornithine carbamoyltransferase — MSKSVRHFLDINELPLDELRNMLALSATMKAKLKAHERGKKPLEGKTLAMIFERPSTRTRVSFDVGMRQLGGESIMLTGAEMQLGRGETIADTARVLSRYVDAIMIRILNHDALLELAAHATVPVINGLTRRSHPCQVMADLMTFEEHRGPIEGRTVAWTGDDNNVLASWAHAAERFKFKLNVATPPQLAPNKAMKDWIKATQAPIVLGTDPEAAVRGADCVVTDTWVSMGDKDGEHRHNVLKPYQVNAKLMSLAKPDAIFMHCLPAHRGEEVTDEVIDGAQSVVFDEAENRLHAQKGILAWCFNEVG; from the coding sequence ATGAGCAAGTCCGTCCGTCACTTCCTCGACATCAACGAACTGCCGTTGGATGAATTGCGCAACATGCTGGCCTTAAGTGCCACCATGAAGGCGAAGCTGAAAGCGCATGAGAGGGGCAAGAAGCCGCTCGAAGGCAAGACGCTGGCGATGATCTTCGAACGCCCCTCGACCCGCACCCGGGTGTCGTTCGACGTCGGCATGCGCCAGCTCGGCGGCGAATCCATCATGCTGACCGGCGCGGAGATGCAGCTCGGCCGCGGCGAGACCATTGCCGACACCGCGCGCGTGCTGTCGCGCTATGTCGATGCGATCATGATCCGTATCCTCAACCACGATGCGCTCTTGGAATTGGCCGCGCATGCCACCGTGCCCGTGATCAACGGCCTGACGCGGCGCTCGCATCCCTGCCAGGTGATGGCCGACCTGATGACCTTCGAGGAGCATCGCGGGCCGATCGAGGGCAGGACCGTGGCCTGGACCGGCGATGACAACAACGTGCTGGCGTCCTGGGCGCATGCGGCCGAGCGTTTCAAGTTCAAGCTCAATGTCGCGACCCCGCCGCAGCTCGCGCCGAACAAGGCGATGAAGGATTGGATCAAGGCGACGCAGGCGCCGATCGTGCTCGGCACCGATCCCGAAGCCGCCGTCCGCGGCGCCGATTGCGTCGTCACCGACACCTGGGTCTCGATGGGCGACAAGGACGGCGAGCACCGCCACAATGTGCTCAAGCCCTATCAGGTCAATGCGAAGCTGATGTCGCTGGCCAAGCCGGATGCGATCTTCATGCACTGCCTGCCCGCCCATCGCGGCGAGGAGGTCACCGATGAAGTGATCGACGGCGCGCAGTCGGTCGTGTTCGACGAAGCCGAAAATCGCCTCCATGCGCAGAAGGGCATTCTGGCCTGGTGCTTCAACGAAGTGGGGTAA
- a CDS encoding aspartate aminotransferase family protein, which produces MTNSATSHLLPVFARVDLGFERGEGCWLTATNGERYLDFTSGVAVNALGHCHPHLIEALQEQSTKLWHMSNLFKSPDGEKLAARLCEQSFADLVFFCNSGAEAMEGVIKVVRRYQFSKGHPERYRLITFEGAFHGRTLGTLAATGSAKYLEGFGPPMDGFDQVPHGDLEAVKKAIGPQTAGILIEPVQGEGGVRSAPQSFFKALRQLCDEHGLLLAFDEVQTGMGRTGDLFAYKRVGVTPDVMSLAKALGGGFPIGAVLAAAEAASGMTPGSHGSTFGGNPLAIAAANAVLDVMLKPGFFDHVQKMSLLLKQKLASVVDRYPAVLSEVRGEGLLVGVKAVVPSGDLVNALRDQKLLTVGAGDNVVRFLAPLIVTEAEIDESIQMLERACVALSSTELKKAAG; this is translated from the coding sequence ATGACCAATAGCGCCACGTCGCATCTGCTCCCCGTCTTCGCCAGGGTCGATCTCGGCTTCGAACGCGGCGAGGGCTGCTGGCTGACCGCCACCAATGGCGAGCGTTATCTCGACTTCACCTCGGGCGTCGCGGTGAATGCGCTGGGTCACTGCCATCCGCACCTGATCGAGGCGCTGCAGGAACAGTCGACGAAACTCTGGCACATGTCGAACCTGTTCAAGTCGCCGGATGGCGAGAAGCTCGCCGCGCGGCTCTGCGAGCAGAGCTTTGCCGACCTCGTGTTCTTCTGCAATTCCGGCGCGGAGGCGATGGAAGGCGTCATCAAGGTCGTGCGCCGCTATCAGTTCTCCAAGGGCCATCCCGAGCGCTACCGCCTTATCACCTTCGAGGGTGCGTTCCACGGCCGCACCCTGGGCACGCTCGCAGCCACCGGCTCCGCCAAATATCTCGAAGGCTTCGGGCCGCCGATGGACGGTTTCGACCAGGTGCCGCATGGCGATCTCGAAGCGGTCAAGAAAGCGATCGGCCCGCAGACCGCGGGCATCCTGATCGAGCCGGTGCAGGGCGAGGGCGGCGTGCGCTCCGCGCCGCAGTCTTTCTTCAAGGCGCTGCGCCAGCTCTGCGACGAGCACGGCCTCCTGCTCGCATTCGACGAGGTGCAGACCGGCATGGGCCGAACCGGCGATCTCTTCGCCTATAAGCGCGTCGGCGTGACGCCGGATGTGATGTCGCTGGCCAAGGCGCTGGGCGGTGGATTCCCGATCGGCGCGGTGCTGGCGGCGGCGGAAGCAGCAAGCGGCATGACGCCGGGCTCGCACGGCTCGACCTTCGGCGGCAATCCGCTGGCGATCGCAGCCGCCAATGCCGTGCTCGACGTGATGCTGAAGCCCGGCTTCTTCGATCACGTGCAGAAGATGTCGCTGCTGTTGAAACAGAAACTGGCCTCCGTGGTCGATCGCTATCCCGCCGTGCTCTCGGAAGTGCGCGGCGAGGGGCTTTTGGTCGGCGTCAAGGCCGTGGTGCCGTCGGGCGATCTCGTCAACGCGCTGCGTGACCAGAAGCTGCTGACGGTCGGCGCCGGCGACAATGTGGTGCGGTTTCTGGCGCCCTTGATCGTGACCGAGGCCGAGATCGACGAGTCGATCCAGATGCTGGAGCGTGCCTGCGTCGCACTGTCGAGCACCGAGTTGAAGAAGGCGGCGGGATGA
- a CDS encoding GcrA family cell cycle regulator: MTVLTWSDDRVEQLKKLWEAGLSASQIAAELGNVTRNAVIGKVHRLGLSGRAKSPSSAAPRQRKARPAQPMMRVARPVSRGNTALAHAFEVEMEPDPIAFDNVVPMSQRLSLLELNEATCHWPVGDPSSPEFFFCGGKALTGLPYCAHHSRIAYQPAADRRRQQPKQTR, translated from the coding sequence ATGACCGTTTTGACCTGGTCCGACGATCGCGTCGAACAGCTTAAGAAGCTCTGGGAAGCCGGATTGTCGGCGAGCCAGATCGCCGCGGAACTCGGGAATGTGACGCGAAACGCAGTGATCGGCAAAGTTCACCGGCTGGGCCTGTCCGGCCGCGCCAAGAGCCCCTCCTCGGCCGCCCCGCGGCAGCGCAAGGCACGTCCCGCCCAGCCGATGATGCGGGTAGCGCGCCCGGTCTCGCGCGGCAACACCGCGCTGGCGCACGCCTTCGAAGTCGAGATGGAGCCGGATCCGATCGCCTTCGACAACGTGGTGCCGATGAGCCAGCGGCTGTCGCTGCTCGAACTCAACGAGGCCACCTGTCACTGGCCGGTCGGCGATCCCTCGAGTCCGGAATTCTTCTTCTGCGGCGGCAAGGCGCTCACAGGCCTGCCCTATTGCGCCCACCACTCGCGTATCGCCTACCAGCCCGCCGCCGATCGGCGAAGGCAGCAGCCGAAGCAGACGAGGTAA